The Stygiolobus azoricus genome window below encodes:
- a CDS encoding ABC transporter ATP-binding protein: protein MIEVLYIWKKYGNFTALQDVRFTVYNGEVVGYVGLNGAGKTTTIEIIAGVSYPTRGDVIIDGYSIVKEKKEAAKNVGWVPELPIFEQDVRALDYFIYLAGYYGIDKEEAKKKAEELFSLVGLQGREKDKLKNYSQGMKKRFALAVSLISDPNNFLFDEVLNGLDPEGIMFFRDLAVKLKRKNKAVLFSSHILSEVENIADRVVFIHKGRIIRQMPMREIRNFIKTNTFRVVLGRIDKDVIKIVEKYGNPRIQGNTIFIENFDGNISGLCADLSNYDIIEMGKVKGNLEEVFFRLIGEQNETSIL from the coding sequence ATGATTGAGGTTTTATATATATGGAAGAAATATGGTAATTTTACTGCTTTGCAAGACGTTAGGTTTACTGTATATAATGGAGAAGTAGTAGGATATGTAGGGCTAAATGGTGCTGGTAAAACAACAACTATTGAAATAATTGCAGGTGTTTCATATCCTACTAGAGGAGACGTCATCATTGATGGATATAGTATTGTAAAAGAAAAGAAGGAAGCAGCAAAAAACGTGGGCTGGGTTCCAGAATTACCTATATTTGAACAGGATGTGAGAGCTCTCGATTATTTTATTTATCTTGCAGGATATTATGGTATAGATAAAGAAGAAGCTAAAAAGAAAGCAGAGGAACTGTTTTCCTTAGTTGGTTTGCAAGGAAGGGAGAAGGACAAGTTAAAAAATTACTCTCAAGGTATGAAAAAGAGATTCGCCTTAGCTGTGTCCTTAATTTCAGATCCAAATAATTTCCTATTTGATGAAGTTCTTAATGGACTCGATCCCGAAGGGATAATGTTCTTTAGAGATCTTGCTGTGAAATTGAAAAGAAAAAATAAAGCTGTACTCTTCTCTTCCCACATCCTTTCTGAAGTAGAAAATATAGCAGATAGAGTTGTTTTTATACATAAAGGAAGAATAATAAGGCAAATGCCAATGAGGGAAATTAGAAATTTCATTAAGACTAACACTTTCAGAGTAGTTTTAGGGAGGATTGATAAGGACGTAATTAAGATAGTAGAAAAATACGGTAATCCAAGAATTCAAGGAAATACAATTTTTATAGAGAATTTTGATGGAAATATTTCAGGATTGTGTGCTGATTTATCAAATTATGATATAATAGAGATGGGTAAAGTAAAAGGTAACCTGGAGGAAGTGTTCTTTAGGTTAATAGGTGAGCAAAATGAGACCAGTATTTTATGA
- a CDS encoding ABC transporter permease subunit, whose amino-acid sequence MRPVFYDFKRSFLRLSVILFIVISATIGIAVSYVIYAKVFSPHPYYFYNLNVIGVSIQKGNGVKVIGYIFNNHGIPISNAQINVNGTSYTTNASGFFELNLPNFYFKPITVSYNNQKIEFLPLPVFVNGSRYLSSVGYVQKSNYVFVIVNNNGKGTLILAADNPNNQKVYVSFLDLENSSSFNITNISFKYVGNVTNYINFYHLQTPHSIKYLVVQVRSPSSFAFQTVEEYSPDGYIIPTLVSTMMVEISSFSFIFPAVMLYLAYILFAKPRDSGALKFILARPITRKEFYINRYLGGVLTAILSSFLLSFLIYATLSILLSSSGVLLPIDVPIILFVSTSGAFIGFFSLVYMLPSFIRSGGIALGISIFLFLFFQIGLSTIAEIIAYITGHMSELSNILNEIYYLNPLGAEAFGTYYLEVQYGITSTVSSIHLPLVILSSIAWIVVPFIIGLIKFNKTNI is encoded by the coding sequence ATGAGACCAGTATTTTATGATTTTAAGAGAAGTTTCCTTAGATTATCTGTTATACTTTTTATAGTAATATCTGCTACAATAGGTATAGCAGTATCTTACGTAATTTATGCTAAAGTCTTTTCACCTCATCCTTACTATTTTTACAATCTTAACGTAATAGGCGTAAGTATACAAAAAGGTAATGGAGTTAAAGTCATAGGCTATATATTTAATAATCATGGAATTCCTATAAGCAATGCTCAAATTAACGTAAATGGAACGTCTTATACTACTAATGCTTCCGGATTCTTCGAACTTAATTTACCTAACTTCTATTTTAAACCTATTACCGTGAGTTATAATAATCAGAAAATTGAGTTTCTTCCACTTCCAGTATTTGTAAATGGTTCAAGATACTTATCATCTGTAGGTTATGTTCAGAAGAGTAATTACGTTTTTGTTATCGTTAATAATAATGGAAAAGGTACACTTATTTTAGCCGCAGATAATCCAAATAATCAGAAAGTTTACGTTAGTTTCTTAGACTTAGAAAATTCTTCCAGTTTCAATATAACTAACATTTCTTTTAAATATGTTGGAAATGTTACTAACTACATTAACTTTTATCATCTTCAAACTCCTCATTCAATAAAATATTTAGTAGTTCAAGTTAGATCCCCAAGTTCTTTTGCATTTCAAACAGTGGAAGAGTATTCCCCAGACGGTTACATAATACCAACGTTAGTAAGCACAATGATGGTGGAAATTAGCAGTTTTTCTTTTATTTTCCCTGCTGTAATGCTGTATTTAGCCTATATTCTATTCGCAAAACCGAGAGATTCTGGAGCATTGAAGTTCATACTAGCTAGACCTATAACCAGAAAAGAATTTTACATTAACAGATATCTAGGAGGAGTTCTAACAGCTATACTATCTTCTTTCTTGCTCTCTTTCCTAATTTACGCCACTCTTTCAATTCTGCTATCATCATCAGGAGTTTTATTACCTATAGATGTTCCAATAATACTGTTTGTTTCAACTTCTGGAGCTTTTATTGGATTCTTCTCATTAGTATATATGTTACCATCTTTTATAAGATCAGGAGGTATAGCGTTGGGAATTTCGATATTTCTCTTCTTATTCTTTCAAATAGGATTAAGTACTATTGCTGAGATAATAGCCTATATAACTGGACATATGAGTGAACTAAGTAACATACTCAATGAAATTTACTACTTAAATCCTCTTGGAGCAGAAGCGTTCGGTACCTATTACTTAGAAGTTCAATATGGAATAACATCGACAGTAAGCTCAATCCATTTACCCTTAGTAATATTATCGTCTATAGCATGGATAGTTGTTCCGTTTATAATAGGTTTAATAAAGTTTAATAAGACAAATATTTAA